GTTCCTTCTTTTTAGGGTTTGTTGTAGGAATATTTTTAATTAGCTTATATAAACCAAAACCTGTAAAAAAAATACTTGCAAAATTTTTATTAAGAATATGCCATTTCCCTTTCTTAAGAAATATTCATCCTTATAAACTTATAAGGGCGGTATATAAAACAGTAGATGACTTTCATAAAACTCTATGGACATTTATGAAAGACAAAAAATTGAATCTCTTAAAATTTTCCATTTTAAACATCTTATCATGGTTCACATATTTTCTTATCGCTCCTATAATTCTTAAGGGGTTTGGGTTAAGAATTTATTTTTTAAATCTAATATTGATCCAAATTCCAATTTTCTTTCTTCTTTTTTATGTCCCTACTCCTGGAGGGAGTGGTGCTTCAGAGCTACTTTTTTCTTTAGCCTTTGCCCCTTATGTTCCAAAATATATTTTGGGAATTTTTATCATAATTTGGAGACTTTTGACTCATTATTTTACATTAATTATTGGTGGTTTTGTGCTTGTTTACATATTAGGGATTAAAAACTGGGGAAACAATAATTGATC
The sequence above is drawn from the Dictyoglomus sp. genome and encodes:
- a CDS encoding flippase-like domain-containing protein, coding for MKGLNKSLKNGLKYSIILSILVIIGVLVFTTEEKTLNALLKLDILTIFYAILLNILSWIFSALRYMSLINSVEKKINFIEALQIHLSYYFAAGITPTSAGGEPLEIYLLSKKNIKVGQVTALSLLRYTLNVLIFAIATPIVLYFYSFLFPNRIVKDLIRYSSFFLGFVVGIFLISLYKPKPVKKILAKFLLRICHFPFLRNIHPYKLIRAVYKTVDDFHKTLWTFMKDKKLNLLKFSILNILSWFTYFLIAPIILKGFGLRIYFLNLILIQIPIFFLLFYVPTPGGSGASELLFSLAFAPYVPKYILGIFIIIWRLLTHYFTLIIGGFVLVYILGIKNWGNNN